Proteins encoded in a region of the Flavobacterium sp. PMTSA4 genome:
- a CDS encoding SCO family protein, translated as MLSFFKKYRLFFIGLLLFSIITISLFYSALKPKKSLPIYNPSDVNPELVDSTVQYVSKYHTIADFSFTNQNGKTITQKDYEGKIYVADFFFTTCQSICPKMTANMADVQKAILENPKVMLLSHTVTPEIDSVLVLKKYALEKGVVDSKWNLVTGDKKDIYTMARKSYLAVKLGKPEELYDMVHTENFVLVDSKRRVRGFYDGTNPDEIKKLIEDINWLSTNE; from the coding sequence ATGCTTTCTTTTTTTAAAAAATACCGTCTTTTTTTCATCGGATTATTACTCTTTTCGATAATAACTATTTCTCTTTTTTACTCAGCATTAAAGCCGAAGAAATCATTACCTATATATAATCCTTCAGATGTAAATCCAGAATTGGTTGATAGCACAGTTCAATATGTTAGTAAATATCACACTATAGCTGACTTTAGTTTTACTAATCAAAACGGAAAAACAATTACTCAAAAAGATTATGAAGGTAAAATTTATGTGGCTGATTTTTTCTTTACAACTTGTCAATCTATATGCCCAAAAATGACCGCCAACATGGCTGATGTTCAAAAAGCTATTTTGGAGAATCCAAAAGTAATGTTGCTTTCGCATACTGTTACACCAGAAATTGATAGCGTTCTCGTTTTGAAAAAATACGCGCTTGAAAAAGGAGTTGTTGATAGCAAATGGAATTTAGTTACTGGCGATAAAAAAGACATTTACACCATGGCTAGAAAATCGTATTTAGCTGTAAAATTGGGTAAGCCAGAAGAACTTTATGATATGGTTCATACTGAAAATTTTGTGCTTGTTGATAGTAAAAGAAGAGTTCGTGGTTTTTATGACGGAACTAATCCCGATGAAATTAAGAAGCTGATTGAAGACATCAATTGGCTTTCTACAAATGAATAA
- a CDS encoding CBU_0592 family membrane protein, whose amino-acid sequence MNFNDLIGTIGVGIILLAYFLNIFSLIKKDGILFYSMNIIGASIACFASILINYMPFIILEATWAIVSIVGLLKAIKKPQAST is encoded by the coding sequence ATGAATTTTAATGATTTGATTGGAACTATTGGTGTTGGAATTATTCTTCTTGCTTATTTTTTGAATATTTTTTCCTTGATAAAAAAAGACGGCATTCTATTTTATTCGATGAATATTATTGGTGCAAGCATTGCTTGTTTTGCGTCAATTTTAATAAACTATATGCCATTTATAATTTTGGAAGCAACATGGGCAATTGTTAGTATTGTTGGCTTATTAAAAGCCATAAAAAAACCTCAAGCATCAACTTGA
- a CDS encoding M20/M25/M40 family metallo-hydrolase produces the protein MKNNQPTIIVALLLTALLSGIFYFMMPQSYDRNEAPLSEFSTKRALEKVKQISKKPHFIGSQNHVLVEQYLLKELQDLGLQTSVQEGFTMTEKGTLVKSKNILAKISGTKNSKALVLLSHYDSAPHSYSHGASDDASGVATILESVRAFLHNKTKHKNDIIILFTDAEEIGLNGAALFVTQHQWAKNVGLVLNFEARGSSGPSYMLMETNKGNSKMVDAFKAGNVDYPVSNSLMYSIYKMLPNDTDLTVFREKGKIQGFNFAFIDSHFNYHTARDNYQNLAKNTLAHQGNYLFALVNYFANEDLSNLNSDNDQVYFNIPFTMMSYPFSWIIPMLLVAFGLLILFTFVGLAKRALLLDEVFKGFVPFFGALLAAGLVTYMGWKLLLSFYPQYGDILHGFTYNGHDYVYAFVSLTLAICFLFYKKPAKKSSAMNQLVAPLLIWLLINTVIAFKLEGAGFLIIPVLCSTLMLAVYVFTQRSFWLLNLILSIPALIIIVPFITMFPVGLGLKILFGSSILTVLTFTLLLPVFGNFEKKNIWATLFFLLSIGMFVKAHQAADYSTDRPKPNSLVYLLNDDTKKANWATYDTNLDEWTKGYLGEKPTDAKALNTNKLYSKYGSAYTFMAEAPTKNIPSPNIEFLTDSIIGSHHFYKIKISPNRNVNRYDIFVKNDVTIQNLIANGVKSIDFESNIASKTSGKILSYYMVENLPLELEFSIKVNEKLDLELLESSFDLLSHPDFTITKRKSWMIPMPFVLTDAVIIKQKIKPSINTVEAQSVPFSNRRFMPADSLNIVMDSLK, from the coding sequence ATGAAAAACAACCAACCCACTATAATTGTTGCCTTACTTTTAACAGCATTACTTTCTGGTATTTTTTATTTCATGATGCCGCAAAGTTATGACAGAAATGAAGCGCCACTTTCTGAATTTTCTACCAAAAGAGCTTTAGAAAAAGTAAAACAGATTTCTAAAAAACCACACTTTATTGGTTCTCAAAACCATGTTTTAGTAGAGCAATATCTACTGAAAGAATTACAGGATTTAGGTTTGCAAACTTCGGTTCAAGAAGGTTTCACGATGACCGAAAAAGGAACTTTAGTAAAATCGAAAAATATTTTAGCCAAAATATCTGGAACCAAAAATTCCAAAGCGTTAGTGCTACTTTCGCACTATGATTCTGCGCCACATTCGTATTCGCATGGCGCTAGCGATGATGCTTCGGGAGTTGCCACTATTTTAGAATCGGTTCGGGCCTTTTTACATAATAAAACCAAACACAAAAACGACATCATTATTCTTTTTACCGATGCGGAAGAAATTGGTTTAAATGGTGCTGCGCTTTTTGTTACGCAACACCAATGGGCAAAAAATGTTGGACTAGTACTGAATTTTGAAGCTCGCGGAAGTTCTGGTCCGAGCTATATGTTGATGGAAACCAACAAAGGAAATTCTAAAATGGTCGATGCTTTCAAAGCTGGAAATGTTGATTATCCGGTTTCCAATTCACTGATGTATAGCATTTATAAAATGCTTCCCAACGATACTGATTTAACTGTTTTTAGAGAAAAAGGTAAAATTCAAGGGTTCAATTTTGCGTTTATTGATAGTCATTTTAATTATCATACGGCTCGAGATAATTATCAAAATTTAGCCAAAAATACTTTAGCGCATCAAGGTAATTACTTGTTTGCTTTAGTGAATTACTTCGCCAACGAAGATTTGAGCAATTTAAACTCAGATAATGACCAAGTGTATTTCAACATTCCGTTTACCATGATGAGTTATCCTTTTTCTTGGATAATTCCAATGTTGTTAGTTGCTTTTGGGTTGTTGATTTTATTCACTTTTGTTGGTTTGGCCAAAAGAGCTTTGCTGTTAGACGAAGTTTTCAAAGGATTTGTGCCGTTTTTTGGTGCATTACTTGCTGCTGGTTTAGTTACTTATATGGGCTGGAAATTACTTTTGAGTTTTTATCCGCAATACGGCGATATTCTTCACGGCTTTACTTATAATGGTCACGATTATGTTTACGCTTTTGTTAGTTTGACACTGGCAATTTGCTTTTTATTCTATAAAAAACCAGCCAAAAAAAGCAGTGCAATGAACCAATTGGTTGCGCCATTACTAATATGGTTACTCATCAACACTGTCATTGCTTTCAAACTAGAAGGCGCAGGATTTTTAATCATTCCGGTGCTTTGTAGCACTTTGATGTTAGCGGTTTATGTATTTACCCAAAGAAGTTTTTGGCTTCTAAACTTAATTTTATCCATTCCTGCTTTAATAATTATTGTTCCGTTTATAACTATGTTCCCAGTTGGTTTAGGGTTAAAAATTCTTTTCGGAAGTTCAATCTTAACGGTTTTAACGTTTACACTATTATTACCTGTTTTTGGGAATTTTGAAAAGAAAAATATTTGGGCAACGCTATTCTTTTTACTTTCCATTGGAATGTTTGTCAAAGCGCATCAAGCTGCTGATTATAGCACCGACCGTCCAAAACCAAACAGTTTAGTATATTTATTAAATGACGATACCAAAAAAGCAAATTGGGCAACTTATGACACTAATTTAGACGAATGGACAAAAGGTTATTTGGGTGAAAAACCAACCGATGCAAAAGCGTTAAACACAAATAAATTGTATAGCAAATATGGTTCGGCTTATACCTTTATGGCAGAAGCACCAACGAAAAATATTCCATCGCCAAACATCGAATTTTTAACCGATTCTATTATTGGAAGTCATCATTTTTATAAAATCAAGATTTCACCAAACCGAAACGTAAATCGTTATGATATTTTTGTGAAAAATGATGTTACCATTCAAAATTTAATTGCCAATGGTGTAAAATCAATTGACTTTGAAAGTAATATTGCTTCAAAAACTTCGGGTAAAATTTTAAGTTATTATATGGTTGAAAATCTTCCGTTAGAATTAGAATTTTCTATCAAAGTCAATGAAAAACTGGATTTAGAACTACTTGAAAGTTCTTTTGATTTACTATCGCATCCCGATTTTACGATTACCAAAAGAAAATCGTGGATGATTCCGATGCCATTTGTTTTAACCGATGCCGTGATTATTAAGCAGAAAATTAAACCTTCAATTAATACGGTTGAGGCGCAAAGTGTTCCTTTTTCTAACCGAAGATTTATGCCTGCTGATAGTTTGAATATTGTAATGGATAGTTTGAAATAA
- a CDS encoding FeoB-associated Cys-rich membrane protein: MNIQEILVYISLGVAIGFLITKFIWKPKSKKKSGCDKDDCGCH, encoded by the coding sequence ATGAATATTCAAGAAATACTTGTTTACATTTCGTTAGGAGTTGCCATTGGTTTTTTGATAACTAAATTTATCTGGAAACCAAAATCGAAGAAAAAATCAGGTTGTGATAAAGACGATTGTGGTTGTCATTAA
- a CDS encoding M13 family metallopeptidase, translated as MISKSTKIAILLMAALSYNQNNAQQKGVGIDLSLMDTSVSPKDDFFNFVNGTWLKNTEIPADRTRWGSFDELRKKTDADALAILAEASKNPKYKSDTDQGKAINLYKSIMDTVARNKAGIKPLKPYLAKIDAVKSVSDLQNLMIEMASKGGVGFFGVGVGTDAKNSSRNVVYVGPGSLGLPDRDYYVSDDADSKEKREKYVQHVARMLQYIGDKPEVAKKNAEKILALEIEMSKPRFDRVERRDRRKSYNPMTIAELQKLTPAINWEKQITGIGLPKVDTLIVSQPKYMAALQEILTANKLEDWKAYMRWTALNKAADNLSTELDKANWDFYSKTLNGAIKQRPRDEGALQVINGATGEALGKLYVEKMFPAAAKEKAQKMIKNVIRAYEARINNLTWMSPETKKSAIEKLNKMTIKIGYPDKWKDYSALVVKSPAEGGTYFDNSLLISEWNFKKNIEKLGKPVDKTEWGMSPQTVNAYFNPSNNEIVFPAAILQPPFYDYKADEAVNYGGIGAVIGHEISHGFDDSGARYNADGNLVNWWTDEDLKQFTSLGTALADQYSALEPLPGIKVDGKFTLGENIGDLGGINAAYDGLQLYLKENGNPGKIDGFTPEQRLFISWATIWRSKMRDEAIKNQVKTDPHSPGMYRGYVPLLNLETFHQAFGIKPGDGMYVAPEKRVLIW; from the coding sequence ATGATTTCAAAATCTACTAAAATCGCAATTCTTTTGATGGCAGCATTAAGCTACAATCAAAACAATGCGCAGCAAAAAGGAGTTGGAATTGATTTATCTTTAATGGATACTTCGGTCAGTCCAAAAGATGATTTTTTCAATTTCGTTAACGGAACATGGTTAAAAAATACCGAAATCCCTGCCGACAGAACTCGTTGGGGAAGTTTTGACGAATTAAGAAAAAAGACTGACGCCGATGCTTTAGCAATTCTAGCCGAAGCTTCAAAAAATCCAAAATACAAATCGGATACAGATCAAGGGAAAGCAATCAATCTGTACAAATCGATTATGGATACTGTTGCAAGAAATAAAGCAGGAATTAAACCTTTAAAACCTTATTTAGCAAAAATTGATGCCGTTAAAAGTGTATCCGATTTACAAAACTTAATGATTGAAATGGCTTCAAAAGGCGGTGTTGGTTTCTTTGGAGTTGGAGTTGGAACAGATGCTAAAAACAGCAGCAGAAATGTTGTTTACGTTGGTCCAGGTTCATTAGGTTTACCCGATAGAGATTATTATGTCTCTGATGATGCTGATTCTAAAGAAAAACGCGAAAAATATGTTCAGCATGTTGCTAGAATGTTACAATATATTGGTGATAAACCAGAAGTTGCAAAAAAGAATGCTGAAAAAATATTAGCTTTAGAAATCGAAATGTCTAAACCTAGATTTGATAGAGTAGAACGTAGAGACAGAAGAAAATCATACAATCCAATGACAATTGCTGAATTGCAAAAGTTAACTCCAGCAATCAATTGGGAAAAACAAATTACAGGAATTGGTTTGCCAAAAGTGGATACATTAATTGTTTCACAACCAAAATACATGGCAGCGCTTCAAGAAATTTTAACAGCTAATAAGTTAGAAGACTGGAAAGCTTATATGCGATGGACAGCTTTAAACAAAGCTGCGGATAATTTGTCAACTGAATTGGATAAAGCGAATTGGGATTTTTACAGTAAAACATTAAATGGCGCTATCAAACAAAGGCCTAGAGATGAAGGCGCACTTCAAGTAATAAATGGTGCAACAGGTGAAGCTTTAGGGAAATTGTATGTAGAAAAAATGTTCCCAGCTGCTGCTAAAGAGAAAGCACAAAAAATGATTAAAAATGTTATTCGCGCTTATGAAGCTAGAATCAACAATTTAACTTGGATGTCGCCAGAAACAAAGAAAAGTGCCATCGAAAAGTTAAACAAAATGACCATAAAAATTGGTTATCCTGATAAATGGAAAGATTATTCGGCTTTGGTAGTTAAAAGTCCAGCTGAAGGCGGAACTTATTTCGATAATTCATTGTTGATTTCTGAATGGAATTTCAAAAAGAATATTGAAAAACTAGGAAAACCAGTTGATAAAACAGAATGGGGAATGTCGCCTCAAACGGTAAATGCTTATTTCAATCCATCCAATAATGAAATTGTTTTCCCAGCAGCTATTTTGCAACCACCATTTTATGATTACAAAGCTGATGAAGCAGTAAATTATGGTGGAATTGGAGCAGTAATTGGGCACGAAATCTCTCATGGATTTGACGATTCAGGAGCAAGATATAATGCTGATGGAAACTTAGTTAATTGGTGGACAGATGAAGATTTGAAACAATTTACATCATTAGGAACTGCTTTAGCTGATCAATATTCAGCATTAGAACCATTACCTGGAATTAAAGTTGATGGTAAATTTACATTAGGTGAAAACATTGGTGATTTAGGAGGAATTAACGCAGCTTATGATGGTTTACAATTGTATTTAAAAGAAAATGGAAATCCTGGAAAAATAGATGGATTTACACCAGAACAACGATTATTTATATCTTGGGCAACCATTTGGAGAAGTAAAATGCGTGATGAAGCCATCAAAAATCAAGTGAAAACCGATCCGCATTCACCAGGAATGTATCGTGGTTATGTACCATTATTAAATTTAGAAACCTTCCACCAAGCTTTTGGTATTAAACCTGGAGATGGAATGTATGTTGCGCCAGAAAAAAGAGTTTTGATTTGGTAA
- a CDS encoding Nramp family divalent metal transporter has translation MTKSLEEVNQSVATQGKKSTFRKILAFFGPAYLISVGYMDPGNWATDLAGGSQFGYALIWVLLMSNIMALLLQSLSARLGIVTQRDLAQASRETYSPFINYILYFLAEIAIAACDLAEVLGMAIGLNLLFDISLINGVLITVLDTFILLFLINKGMRKMEAFIIALVAVIGFSFVFEMIFAQPEVTKIFGGLVPSLPGEAALYIAIGIIGATVMPHNLYLHSSLVQTRKFDRSKEGIKQALKYNFMDSAIALNLAFFVNAAILILAAATFYKNGMFEVAEIQDAHKLLEPLLGTQWAPILFAVALIAAGQSSTITGTLAGQIVMEGYLNLRIQPWVRRIITRLIAIVPAVVTILYFGESVTGKLLILSQVVLSLQLGFAIIPLIHFVSDKSKMKGFHIGKVTQIAAWLIALIIVSLNGKLVFDEINGWLGASENPMIIWLTVVPITFGFLILLLYIIFKPFVTKAKNNIENHSPHLLKLNFEQTKASDKKEIAVSVDFSTADEIALNSAIELGGKEANYTLIHIVETVGAIMYGEKTDDHETSIDERLLHEYKDILTGKGFKVETKLGFGKPDKSIPMIINEGNFDVLVMGTHGHTGIKDLLFGTTVNKLRHKISIPLLIVKN, from the coding sequence ATGACAAAGTCTTTAGAAGAAGTAAATCAATCAGTTGCAACGCAAGGAAAAAAATCTACTTTTCGAAAGATTTTAGCATTTTTTGGACCTGCTTATTTAATTTCTGTTGGTTATATGGATCCGGGAAATTGGGCAACCGATTTGGCAGGTGGAAGTCAGTTTGGATATGCATTAATTTGGGTTTTGTTAATGAGTAACATTATGGCGTTATTGCTTCAAAGTTTGAGCGCAAGATTAGGAATTGTTACACAAAGAGATTTAGCACAAGCTTCTAGAGAAACATATTCTCCATTTATTAATTACATACTCTATTTTTTGGCAGAAATTGCCATTGCTGCTTGTGATTTAGCCGAAGTTTTAGGAATGGCAATTGGATTGAATTTACTTTTTGACATTTCATTGATTAATGGCGTTTTAATAACAGTTTTAGATACGTTTATTTTATTATTCCTGATTAATAAAGGAATGCGAAAAATGGAAGCTTTTATCATTGCATTAGTTGCTGTTATTGGATTTTCGTTTGTTTTTGAAATGATTTTTGCTCAACCAGAAGTTACTAAAATTTTTGGGGGATTAGTGCCAAGTTTACCTGGTGAAGCAGCTTTGTATATTGCAATTGGAATTATTGGAGCAACAGTAATGCCGCATAATTTATACTTACATTCATCATTAGTTCAAACTCGAAAATTTGATAGAAGCAAAGAAGGAATTAAGCAAGCATTGAAATATAATTTTATGGATAGTGCTATAGCTTTGAATTTGGCATTCTTTGTAAATGCAGCAATTTTAATTTTAGCAGCTGCAACTTTTTATAAAAATGGAATGTTTGAAGTTGCTGAAATTCAAGATGCACATAAATTATTAGAACCACTTTTAGGAACACAATGGGCGCCAATTTTATTTGCAGTAGCTTTAATTGCAGCTGGACAAAGCTCAACAATTACAGGAACATTGGCTGGACAAATAGTTATGGAAGGTTATTTAAATTTGAGAATTCAACCTTGGGTTCGAAGAATAATTACACGATTAATTGCCATAGTTCCAGCAGTTGTAACTATTTTATATTTTGGAGAAAGTGTAACAGGTAAACTTCTTATTCTTAGTCAAGTAGTCTTGAGTTTGCAGTTAGGTTTTGCAATTATTCCATTAATACATTTTGTTAGCGATAAATCTAAAATGAAAGGTTTTCACATTGGAAAAGTAACCCAAATAGCTGCTTGGTTAATCGCATTAATTATAGTTTCATTAAACGGGAAATTAGTTTTTGATGAAATAAACGGTTGGCTTGGAGCATCTGAAAACCCTATGATTATTTGGTTGACAGTTGTTCCAATTACTTTTGGGTTCTTAATTTTGTTGCTTTATATCATTTTTAAACCATTTGTAACAAAGGCCAAAAACAATATTGAAAATCATTCACCGCATTTACTGAAATTAAATTTTGAACAAACTAAAGCTTCTGATAAAAAAGAGATTGCAGTTTCAGTTGATTTTTCAACCGCCGATGAAATTGCTTTAAATTCAGCGATAGAACTTGGTGGAAAAGAAGCTAATTATACTTTGATTCATATTGTTGAAACCGTTGGAGCAATTATGTATGGTGAAAAAACAGATGACCACGAAACGTCTATTGATGAAAGATTACTGCATGAATATAAAGATATTCTAACGGGAAAAGGATTCAAAGTTGAGACTAAGTTAGGATTTGGAAAACCAGATAAATCAATACCAATGATAATTAATGAAGGTAATTTTGATGTTTTGGTAATGGGAACACACGGACATACCGGAATTAAAGACTTACTTTTTGGAACAACAGTAAATAAGTTGCGTCACAAAATTTCTATTCCATTATTGATTGTTAAAAATTAA
- a CDS encoding FeoA family protein: MKTTVDLLKRGDKALIIQIDTDKIPLKLLEMGCLPGNQLEVVQIAPFGDPIYLNVNNGSHLAIRLETASEIEVEILEK, encoded by the coding sequence TTGAAAACTACCGTTGATTTATTAAAAAGAGGCGACAAAGCTCTAATTATCCAAATAGATACAGACAAAATTCCATTGAAATTGCTAGAAATGGGATGTTTGCCTGGAAATCAATTGGAAGTTGTTCAAATTGCTCCTTTTGGTGATCCAATATATTTAAACGTAAATAACGGTTCGCATCTTGCTATTAGGCTTGAAACTGCTTCAGAAATTGAAGTTGAAATTCTTGAAAAATAA
- the feoB gene encoding ferrous iron transport protein B translates to MKSHQNINVALIGNPNTGKTSVFNQLTGLNQQVGNYPGITVDKKLGFCKLPNNIKANILDLPGTYSLNASSIDENVVIELLLNKNDKLFPDVAVVVTDVENLKRNLLLFTQIKDLEIPTILVINMADRMKRKGIFLDIPFLEEQLKTKIVLVSTRQGIGISDLKNAIVDYKNLSTEPCLNSSTIDTEYFDKLRKAFPNQLLYKLWLVITQDVNFLNLERNEIRSSFTKSHSDLKRLQQKETIKRYQFINDTLKIGQKIDVTKATDIRAKLDRILTHKVFGYLIFFGILLLIFQSIFDWSSVPMDWIDTAFANLASYTKNHLAPGEFTDLISEGIIPGIGGIVIFIPQIAFLFLFISVLEESGYMSRVVFLMDKIMRRYGLSGKSIVPLISGTACAIPAIMGARNIENWKERLITILVTPFITCSARLPVYAILIALIIPDKRILGLFSLQGATLMILYLLGFGMAIFSAFILNKILKFKTKTYFVVEMPSYKIPLFKNIAINVIEKTKAFVFGAGKIILAISIVLWFLGSHGPGNDFKNAQQIVEKDVYNSNQKMNPSVITDKVSEYKLENSYIGIIGKTMEPVIKPLGYDWKIGIAVISSFAAREVFVGTLATIYSVGSHSDEETTIKKRMEAEVHPDGSKIFNFATGISLLLFYAFAMQCVSTLAIVKKETNSWKWPIIQLFFMSGFAYITALIAYQFLK, encoded by the coding sequence ATGAAAAGCCATCAAAATATAAATGTTGCTTTAATTGGAAATCCTAATACGGGTAAAACTTCTGTTTTCAACCAACTGACTGGTTTAAATCAACAAGTTGGAAATTATCCTGGCATTACCGTTGATAAAAAGCTTGGTTTTTGCAAATTGCCAAACAATATCAAAGCAAATATTCTTGATTTACCTGGAACTTACAGTTTAAACGCAAGTTCAATTGATGAAAATGTGGTAATTGAACTATTGTTGAATAAAAATGATAAATTATTTCCTGATGTTGCGGTTGTAGTTACTGATGTTGAAAATTTGAAAAGAAACTTATTGCTTTTTACTCAAATTAAAGACTTAGAAATTCCAACTATTTTGGTCATAAACATGGCCGACAGAATGAAACGCAAAGGTATTTTTCTAGATATTCCTTTTTTAGAAGAGCAATTAAAAACTAAAATAGTCTTAGTAAGTACTCGACAAGGAATTGGAATATCCGATTTAAAAAATGCAATTGTAGATTATAAAAATTTATCTACTGAACCGTGCTTAAACTCATCTACAATTGATACTGAATATTTTGATAAGCTCAGAAAAGCATTCCCAAATCAATTGTTATACAAACTTTGGTTAGTTATTACTCAAGATGTAAACTTTTTGAATTTAGAGCGAAATGAAATCAGAAGTTCATTCACAAAATCGCACTCTGATTTAAAACGTTTACAACAAAAAGAAACAATAAAGCGTTATCAATTTATAAACGATACTTTAAAAATTGGTCAAAAAATTGATGTAACGAAAGCAACAGACATAAGAGCAAAATTAGATAGAATTTTAACTCACAAAGTATTTGGCTATCTAATATTTTTTGGCATTTTACTCTTAATTTTTCAATCTATTTTTGATTGGTCAAGTGTTCCGATGGATTGGATAGATACTGCATTTGCAAATCTTGCTTCTTACACAAAAAATCATCTTGCTCCGGGTGAATTTACCGATTTGATTAGTGAAGGAATCATTCCTGGAATTGGTGGAATTGTTATTTTCATTCCACAAATTGCTTTCCTTTTTCTGTTCATTTCTGTACTTGAAGAAAGTGGTTATATGAGTCGTGTTGTCTTTTTAATGGATAAAATTATGCGACGATATGGACTTTCTGGAAAAAGTATTGTTCCGTTAATTTCTGGAACTGCTTGTGCAATTCCTGCAATTATGGGTGCAAGAAATATTGAAAACTGGAAAGAACGATTAATCACAATTCTCGTAACTCCGTTTATAACTTGTTCTGCTCGATTGCCTGTCTATGCTATTTTAATTGCTTTAATAATTCCAGATAAAAGAATTCTAGGTTTGTTTAGTTTACAAGGCGCAACCTTAATGATTTTGTATCTATTAGGTTTTGGTATGGCTATATTTTCAGCTTTTATTTTGAATAAAATATTGAAGTTTAAAACCAAGACTTACTTTGTAGTTGAAATGCCGAGTTATAAAATTCCGTTGTTCAAAAACATTGCTATTAATGTTATTGAAAAAACCAAAGCCTTCGTTTTTGGCGCTGGAAAAATTATTCTTGCTATTTCTATTGTACTTTGGTTTTTAGGTTCGCATGGTCCAGGAAATGATTTTAAAAATGCACAACAAATAGTTGAAAAAGATGTTTACAATAGTAACCAAAAAATGAATCCATCTGTCATTACAGATAAAGTTTCTGAATACAAATTAGAAAACTCATATATTGGAATTATCGGAAAAACAATGGAACCTGTGATAAAACCTTTGGGTTACGATTGGAAAATTGGTATTGCGGTAATAAGTTCTTTTGCAGCACGTGAAGTTTTTGTTGGTACTTTGGCAACCATTTACAGTGTTGGAAGTCACAGCGATGAAGAAACTACCATCAAAAAAAGAATGGAAGCCGAAGTTCATCCTGATGGTTCCAAAATATTCAATTTTGCTACTGGAATATCATTATTACTTTTCTATGCTTTTGCAATGCAATGTGTAAGTACTCTAGCCATCGTAAAAAAAGAAACGAATTCTTGGAAATGGCCAATAATTCAATTGTTTTTCATGAGTGGTTTTGCTTATATCACAGCATTAATTGCTTATCAATTTTTAAAATAA
- a CDS encoding NAD(P)H-binding protein, with protein sequence MRQISILGCGWLGLPLAKSLLEKSFQINGSTTSLEKISVLSQAGINAFQIELSEDKIKGDFETFLENSEILIIDIPPKLRGNHPENFVKKVETLIPFIEKSSVQKVVFISSTSVYTDDNSLITEETKPKPETESGKQLLEAENLLKVNSKFQTTVIRFGGLIGENRHPIHFLAGRKNIENPDAPINFIHQQDCIGVIECVIEKDIWSETFNAVSPFHPTRKDYYTQKAVELNLTIPEFEINKKSVGKTISSTKIETILNYTFQKSEL encoded by the coding sequence ATGAGACAAATCTCCATACTTGGTTGCGGTTGGTTGGGTTTACCTTTAGCAAAATCGTTGCTTGAAAAAAGTTTTCAGATTAATGGTTCAACAACTTCTTTGGAAAAAATTTCTGTTTTATCCCAAGCTGGAATTAATGCTTTTCAAATTGAATTGTCTGAAGATAAAATCAAAGGAGATTTTGAAACATTTTTAGAAAATTCAGAGATTCTAATTATTGATATTCCACCAAAATTAAGAGGAAATCATCCTGAAAACTTTGTAAAAAAAGTAGAAACACTTATTCCGTTTATTGAAAAATCAAGTGTTCAAAAAGTAGTTTTTATAAGTTCTACTTCGGTGTATACTGATGATAATTCTTTGATAACGGAAGAAACAAAACCGAAACCCGAAACCGAAAGTGGAAAGCAACTTTTAGAAGCTGAAAATCTTTTAAAAGTAAATTCAAAATTTCAAACTACAGTCATACGTTTTGGAGGATTGATTGGCGAAAACCGACATCCTATTCATTTTTTGGCAGGAAGAAAAAATATTGAAAATCCAGATGCGCCAATAAATTTTATACATCAACAGGACTGTATTGGAGTTATTGAATGTGTTATTGAAAAAGATATTTGGAGCGAAACTTTTAATGCAGTTTCTCCATTTCACCCAACTAGAAAAGACTATTATACACAAAAAGCAGTTGAGTTAAATTTAACTATTCCTGAATTTGAAATCAACAAAAAATCTGTTGGAAAAACTATTTCTTCAACAAAAATCGAAACCATTTTAAACTATACTTTTCAAAAATCTGAATTATGA